The DNA segment ACTGTTACATGATGATGACCCAATATTTATCAAGGTCTTATTATGAAGCAGAAACAAACTTTGACACAGACTCCGTTGTAACTGTTACATGATGATGACCCAATATTTATCAAGGTCTTATTATGAACCAGAAACAAACTTTGACACAGACTCAGTTGTATCTAAAGAGGATCaaacaaacacaacaacaacatccaAAGATAAATGCCTTagcttatattttatttagtaagtTGAAGCTAAGCAGGAGCACACGACTCCAGCACCAAGATACTCTGCATGCAACACAAAACCAAAAGATAAATGATCACTAAACCCCAAATTACATTAAGCAGGAACAAATCAAGACTAGGAAACTCTAATTTTCTTGATGATTGATGTCTAAAACAATCCGTAAACCCTAATAACATCTTCTTAGATCGCGAAACACATTTCAACACTGTTTATGGGTAGACAGTGGGAAGCAAAATTCACCGATCGCAAGAgagaaaagttaaaaacaattGACGAGATATTCACGTGATAAGCAATTAAAGCACAaaattagtaataataataGTCCAAAATTCTCATCATGGAAGATCAAAAATTGTGTAATCTTAAAAAAGTGAAACAATATCTACTGTTGGTTGTGGTTGCTTCACAAAATTCCACCAAGTTGACTCTCCTCTCCACAGACATGGACAACACGGTGCAAACATGGCTGGCACCAACCATAGTAAACAAGGTAGAGCAACGTACATAGCCAAGTGAGAAATAGAATAGAGGAGACAGAGGAAAATACAAAAGCCTAACGTGTGACCAAGGCGTCCCATGATGTAAATTGCAGGTAAACACCCTTCATCCTCGGTTTCTGAAAGCCAATACCCGCAATTAATCGTGATGACAATCATGTACGGAACTACTAACGTACATAAAAGTCCCACAACGTTATCATCAAGGGGAATCTTGTGGGCTCTCAGAGTCATATGTAAGACCGCATCAGTGATGAGGATTACAATGATGGTGTTCATCGCAATGTCGTATCGTAACTGCCCGTCCATCCTGCAACCAACCAGAAAATTCGTTTCAGTATAATGTTTATAATCAAAATCTTATGTTacataacaatatatttagtGAAATCTCACCTCCATGTACTCCTAGGGCTAGGAAGGCTAGATTCATCGAGGACTGTAGCGCTTGACATTGCTTCTTGGTTGTTAATTTATGATGTTAAACCAAAAAGCTGAGTAATGTATATATAGGTCTCTTATTAAATCATTCCTATTACAAAactgattaatttttttgttttttttaattataaaatattcattatataaatCGAATCAGGCTTTAAccacaaaatatttttacttgtcGGCAATGACTTTTGATATTTAATAtcgagaaaacaaaaacaacagaAGCCATAGTttcataacacaaaaaaaaacgaaacacAGAGTAGCAACAGTTTACATGATGATGACCCGATATCAGTTCAAGGTCTTATTATGAACCAGAAACAAAGTGAGACACAGACAAGGAGAATAAAAAAAacgcaacaacaacaacattaacCACCTCTTGGTGGCCTAGTGGTAGGCGGATACCGGCGAGCTAAGCGACCCGGGTTCGAAGGCACCCCACTACGGCTAAATCACTAGGTGGCCACGCGGATATGGGTTTGCTTTAGGACCCATTTGAAAACCCGGAGAGAGGGTccatccgtgggctgcacctccccttggggattagtctgggcctcGGCCTGGGATACCcccaggttaatcaaaaaaaaaaaaaaaaaaaaaaaaaaaaaaaaaaaaaaaaaaaaacaacaacaacatcgaAAGATAAAAATGCCTtagcttttttattatttagtaagaTGAAGCTAAGCAAAAGTAGTTGATCATAACACTCTCCAGTACTGAGAGAAGGTTTtagtcatcatcttcatcacgGCGCCTCTGGTGGTGGTGATGCTTGTAACGATGCTGCTTCttctcctcatcatcatcagagtCATTGCCACCCTACAAAAATTTTGATGCAGAGATGAATCACGTTAAGATAAAAACTGTGGTCAATGATGCCCCTATTAACGGTCACCATAATAAGATCTTCAAATGTCATACACAGAACTGAGCTTTCAACTGACGCCAATCCATTCCAGGATGTGGAAAACAGAGTTACAGGGAATCAAAGACAAACACTTTAGTTCAACATGGAGACTACTCTACACTATGATCAACAATGGGAAATCTTCAAAAGTAGTACAAGATGGCCAAATTCACACAAACATTGAACCAGGAACGTTATTATGGGATTTTAGAACATAGCTGTCAACTTAAGGAAATCCATTTTGAAAACAGAGTTACACCGCTACACTGTGATCAACAAGGGgattaaaccaaactaaaacttattttcaaaacaaactaGATGCAAATAAAGCAATGTAAGTTCTGTACTATGATTGTTATACCCTAGAAGATGTCAAATACTGAACCAATGAAGTTAAAGGGGGTAATGGATGTTATcacaaaaactataatattttgtttcaatgtTGAGATGAGTCTATGTTATCATCAACAAAAGGGTTTTATGTTTAAACAATCAAACTTATTTTCTACAGAATCTAGATGCAAATCATGGGAAATTGACTATTAACTTATTGAACTTACATATTTCTTGCGGCCATAGCTCccttcctcatcatcaccagaaCGGTTCCTGCGCTCTTCATCATTATCGTCATCATTGCGACGGCCATAGCTAGGCTTCCTGTAACTCCCTTCCTCCTGTTCCTCAGACCTTCCATAGCTAGGCTT comes from the Brassica oleracea var. oleracea cultivar TO1000 unplaced genomic scaffold, BOL UnpScaffold00578, whole genome shotgun sequence genome and includes:
- the LOC106319707 gene encoding uncharacterized protein LOC106319707, which codes for MSSATVLDESSLPSPRSTWRMDGQLRYDIAMNTIIVILITDAVLHMTLRAHKIPLDDNVVGLLCTLVVPYMIVITINCGYWLSETEDEGCLPAIYIMGRLGHTLGFCIFLCLLYSISHLAMYVALPCLLWLVPAMFAPCCPCLWRGESTWWNFVKQPQPTVDIVSLF